A genome region from Sulfitobacter sp. W027 includes the following:
- a CDS encoding biotin/lipoate--protein ligase family protein, with protein MSEAPSFPPLMSGEAVAGDALSAACARAAEGCDAGLITYRLDGAEMQGALVFAPEVPLARAAAMLPVCGVGFQNALGALSPPEVAVQLQWDGGIRLNGASCGAFRMVASSIDPTAVPDWLVVGFTLPLYPADDPDMAETGLNPDQTALFAEGCAEVQPPALISSWARHTLHWINRWEGLGPVSLHGEWRGLVYGIDSEVTVRGQSGTFIGVDEDFGMLMRNETTTQLIPLTTLLEATP; from the coding sequence ATGAGTGAAGCGCCGTCCTTTCCCCCGCTGATGTCGGGCGAGGCGGTGGCGGGTGACGCCCTCTCCGCCGCCTGCGCCCGTGCGGCCGAAGGCTGTGACGCTGGTCTTATCACCTACCGGCTGGACGGGGCCGAGATGCAGGGCGCGCTGGTCTTCGCGCCCGAGGTGCCGCTGGCGCGGGCGGCGGCGATGCTGCCGGTCTGCGGTGTCGGCTTCCAAAACGCCCTTGGCGCGCTTTCCCCGCCCGAAGTGGCGGTGCAACTGCAATGGGACGGTGGCATTCGCCTGAACGGCGCTTCCTGCGGTGCGTTCCGTATGGTTGCCTCTAGTATCGATCCCACGGCGGTCCCGGATTGGTTGGTTGTGGGGTTTACCCTGCCCCTCTACCCTGCAGACGACCCAGACATGGCGGAAACAGGCCTTAACCCGGATCAAACCGCACTATTCGCTGAAGGCTGTGCCGAGGTTCAGCCCCCTGCCCTGATCTCTTCTTGGGCGCGGCACACGTTGCACTGGATCAACCGCTGGGAAGGCCTCGGCCCCGTTAGTCTGCATGGCGAATGGCGTGGATTGGTCTATGGGATCGACAGTGAGGTGACGGTGCGGGGCCAAAGCGGTACATTCATCGGTGTCGACGAAGACTTCGGCATGCTCATGCGCAACGAGACAACCACCCAGCTGATCCCGCTCACCACCCTATTGGAGGCCACCCCATGA
- a CDS encoding DUF6505 family protein, giving the protein MTLKLARAIHFDESDRNVFASPARTGEWCISGGFEFSDWTQGDLTGKARQAFANGWLGLETFGRVTFVAVTQIEEAEVETLTAMLAQHFVTYYGAPSVDAARPVASEELAQMIELCAEHAPNCLLTVARELTDAGVRESFRMIQPQDAGLEQFAIHGDLPE; this is encoded by the coding sequence ATGACCCTCAAACTCGCCCGCGCGATCCATTTCGATGAAAGCGACCGCAACGTCTTTGCTTCGCCCGCGCGCACCGGCGAATGGTGCATCTCCGGGGGTTTCGAGTTCTCGGACTGGACCCAAGGCGATCTGACCGGCAAGGCGCGTCAGGCCTTCGCTAACGGCTGGCTGGGTCTAGAAACCTTCGGTAGGGTCACCTTTGTTGCCGTAACGCAGATCGAAGAAGCTGAGGTGGAGACGCTCACTGCCATGCTGGCACAGCATTTCGTCACCTACTACGGTGCCCCATCCGTCGACGCCGCCCGCCCGGTGGCATCCGAGGAACTGGCGCAGATGATCGAGCTTTGCGCAGAACACGCTCCCAATTGCCTGCTCACCGTGGCACGCGAATTGACGGATGCCGGCGTGCGGGAGAGTTTCCGTATGATCCAGCCGCAGGATGCCGGACTTGAACAATTTGCCATCCATGGCGATCTGCCAGAATAG